In Uranotaenia lowii strain MFRU-FL chromosome 2, ASM2978415v1, whole genome shotgun sequence, one genomic interval encodes:
- the LOC129748728 gene encoding probable serine/threonine-protein kinase DDB_G0282963 isoform X2: protein MASGTGPGLGLPITIRADSGGGGGGGVGGSATLGANIGGGFYKRETYRLRDADDLDKDMSDYQRSLSEGRLVDSDISRDGLSQSHDSVFSESAGTASSLSITLKNELADVLRKRRKDRQNEASDEDLGLPQSPITPQRKERGINKSEGSLSILSMTSSDLDLEERSGSNASGHNLLHLDSSGSSSMYNNRSSSDGNDDNGADSPASKLSHSAAKHKLAVRPKKKGPTRARPRTREPSVLPATPEVNEESLKLSSNDISTHLPLVDSHEEEEKCHSLPFVVNSGPMMPHPVMTGSSSTTIINKSPGKESTLMHSSNLSASMSLAAGSHASNTAIYVNRNISKSYDFKGLSNGKGQVGEEGDFLGGGEKKEDDGFFKRILNYSFKKKKHDHGSRDELMHSGGPVASPRKEDNRSTVYITSNMTVAPDQLGKLSLPVNDDGADLNGYKKIKAGPAARQRIYPKEIFGNEVDSGPVESHRYSSNVEVNRRSTCSTGSGSIVINGGDQKMASHKSEEYLVSNTRKFSERSFDDEDDEEIGRKYQPNVEKVKNPKIYGLSPYQQRIAKISVNQGDSPTKDSPTKRRAVEKSKSFRVYSDTVSNQLTNANNLPSLPNLTNSLSIGNFTNNFLETEHKFFSMTENINKPSQKIFKDYITNVDQPLEEGRMTSSTSSLQKFEINDNNLLNPREQEHVDHQPKSIVLTSNALAPPEPNSILHKSNQNISQIEENIDKLVSSPFVSIIKDATGSSDRLDQPEQTPSSKVPEFMKIQLNRVETARLKANVVLTTAPQISNNSAGSTPTPTPSSLVAVEEPVKTRRFSNENIEITESKPPLPPSAVTVAANRNSLIEGPPRSPPAFKRVESNSKRNSINLTQEISDDRKVILQRRTSVTEEKIKYERRISSSSEDIKIERKKSGSEELLEKRNSTNYNSGSSSGDELVVLRKKSILDNFKDKDKDTPELMKVFARRSLKLRSDEDYRTGETKVISNVDSDKENQSSEEKLDKLVKSEGNGQKGGNGNVVAKEPSESKVNPENNANEAHRKSISKPFGMPNRFGNSANVQPRNASSFVELRKSLINGSSPTNTPPANANTKNGLESNEPPVNNGTSNNTNGNNNTANNRHTIATMNQFNLNANNNNNTTICGNPNSNTGTIETIGESNEFKGILQRRAEWEKRAKEGFK, encoded by the exons TGACATAAGTCGCGATGGACTGTCCCAATCTCACGACAGTGTGTTCTCCGAGTCGGCTGGAACGGCAAGCAGTCTTTCGATTACGCTGAAG AACGAGCTGGCCGATGTGTTGCGGAAACGCCGAAAGGACCGCCAGAATGAGGCATCGGATGAGGATCTGGGCCTGCCCCAAAGTCCCATCACACCACAGCGCAAGGAACGGGGCATCAACAAGAGCGAGGGTTCGTTGAGCATCCTTAGCATGACCAGTTCCGATTTGGATCTGGAGGAACGTTCCGGGTCCAATGCCAGTGGGCACAATTTGCTGCATCTGGATTCGTCCGGCTCCTCCAGCATGTACAACAATCGATCCAGCAGCGACGGAAATGACGATAATG GAGCTGATTCACCGGCATCCAAGTTGAGTCATTCCGCTGCCAAACACAAACTTGCCGTCAGACCAAAGAAGAAGGGACCGACACGTGCTAGACCGCGTACACGAGAG cCATCCGTCCTGCCCGCCACACCGGAGGTCAACGAGGAAAGCCTCAAACTTTCGAGCAACGACATTTCCACACATCTACCACTGGTGGACAGCCACGAGGAGGAGGAGAAATGCCACTCACTTCCGTTTGTGGTCAATTCTGGACCCATGATGCCACATCCGGTGATGACCGGTAGCAGCAGCACCACCATTATCAACAAATCACCGGGCAAAGAATCGACCCTGATGCACTCGTCGAATCTGTCCGCATCGATGTCACTGGCTGCCGGAAGTCACGCTTCGAACACGGCCATCTATGTTAACCGGAACATTTCGAAGAGCTATGATTTCAAGGGTCTTTCGAATGGGAAGGGACAGGTGGGGGAGGAGGGTGACTTTTTGGGAGGTGGAGAAAAGAAGGAGGACGACGGGTTCTTTAAGAGGATTTTGAATTATAGCTTCAAAAAGAAGAAACACGATCATGGTTCGAGGGATGAGCTTATGCATTCGGGTGGGCCGGTGGCTTCTCCTAGGAAGGAGGATAATAGAAGTACGGTTTATATTACTTCTAATATGACCGTGGCCCCAGATCAGTTGGGAAAGTTGTCGCTACCTGTTAATGATGATGGAGCGGATTTGAATGGGTATAAGAAGATCAAGGCTGGTCCTGCTGCTAGACAGAGAATTTATCCGAAGGAAATATTCGGGAACGAGGTTGATAGTGGTCCAGTGGAGAGTCATAGATATTCGTCAAATGTGGAAGTTAATCGTCGCTCGACTTGCTCTACTGGAAGTGGATCGATAGTTATCAATGGAGGTGATCAGAAGATGGCTTCGCACAAGAGTGAAGAGTATTTGGTCTCGAACACAAGAAAGTTTAGCGAGCGTAGTTTCGATGATGAGGATGATGAAGAGATTGGTAGGAAGTACCAGCCAAATGTAGAGAAGGTAAAGAATCCGAAGATCTACGGTTTGAGTCCGTATCAGCAGCGTATTGCGAAGATAAGTGTGAATCAAGGCGATTCGCCGACGAAAGATAGTCCTACCAAGCGTAGGGCTGTGGAAAAATCCAAGAGTTTTCGTGTTTACAGTGATACAGTTTCAAATCAACTGACAAACGCCAACAACTTGCCTAGTCTACCCAATCTGACGAATTCGCTGTCGATTGGGAATTTCACGAATAATTTCCTGGAGACAGAGCACAAATTCTTCAGTATGACCGAAAATATTAACAAACCCAGTcagaaaatattcaaagattACATAACGAATGTGGACCAACCATTGGAAGAGGGAAGAATGACATCGTCAACTAGCTCTTTGCAGAAGTTTGAAATTAATGATAATAATCTGTTGAATCCTCGTGAACAGGAACATGTTGACCATCAGCCAAAGTCGATTGTTCTGACAAGCAATGCTCTTGCCCCACCGGAACCGAATAGCATTCTTCACAAATCAAACCAGAACATCTCTCAGATTGAGGAGAACATTGATAAACTGGTATCGTCGCCTTTTGTCAGTATCATCAAGGATGCCACCGGAAGTAGCGATCGGTTGGATCAGCCAGAACAAACGCCATCCAGCAAAGTGCCAGAATTTATGAAGATTCAGTTGAACAGAGTGGAAACTGCTCGACTGAAGGCGAACGTTGTTCTGACCACGGCACCGCAGATTAGCAATAACAGTGCCGGAAGCACGCCAACACCGACTCCATCGAGTTTAGTAGCTGTTGAAGAACCGGTGAAGACACGAAGGTTCAGCAATGAGAACATAGAAATCACTGAAAGCAAGCCACCTCTTCCACCGTCCGCAGTAACTGTGGCCGCCAATAGGAATAGTCTCATCGAAGGTCCACCGAGAAGTCCACCGGCTTTCAAACGAGTAGAGTCCAATTCGAAACGAAACTCGATAAATTTGACCCAAGAGATTAGTGATGATCGGAAGGTAATTCTGCAGCGCAGAACTTCGGTAACTGAGGAGAAAATAAAGTACGAAAGAAGAATTTCGTCTTCTTCGGAGGATATTAAGATAGAACGGAAGAAATCAGGGTCTGAGGAACTGCTGGAAAAGCGGAACAGCACCAATTACAATAGCGGTTCCAGTAGCGGTGATGAGCTGGTGGTTCTACGTAAAAAATCTATTCTAGATAACttcaaggacaaggacaaggataCTCCAGAGCTAATGAAGGTGTTTGCAAGGCGATCACTTAAGCTACGATCTGACGAAGACTACCGAACTGGAGAAACAAAAGTAATTTCAAATGTAGATAGTGACAAGGAAAATCAGTCAAGTGAGGAGAAGTTGGATAAGTTAGTTAAGAGCGAAGGAAACGGTCAGAAGGGTGGAAATGGTAATGTAGTAGCGAAGGAACCGAGCGAGTCAAAAGTTAATCCAGAAAACAACGCTAACGAAGCTCATAGAAAGAGCATTTCGAAGCCGTTCGGTATGCCAAATCGATTCGGCAACTCGGCTAACGTTCAACCCAGAAATGCTTCTTCCTTTGTAGAACTTCGCAAATCGCTCATCAACGGATCTTCTCCCACGAATACTCCACCAGCTAATGCAAACACAAAGAACGGTCTTGAAAGCAACGAGCCGCCCGTAAATAACGGTACCAGTAACAATACCAATGGTAATAACAACACAGCCAACAATCGCCATACAATTGCCACAATGAATCAGTTCAATCTGAACGCcaacaataataacaataccaccATTTGTGGCAACCCGAATAGCAATACGGGCACCATCGAAACCATTGGAGAGTCGAACGAATTCAAGGGAATCCTACAGCGCCGAGCCGAGTGGGAAAAACGCGCCAAGGAAGGTTTTAAATAA
- the LOC129742926 gene encoding uncharacterized protein LOC129742926 codes for MYIYLCFNKITFQNLFARTDVSPTENFASLLGLCSAPPSLVKLMTKVIPAVSNPSTPFGTQFRGTLSTESYVRTWSFEPDLMTERFRRLLNSRKTPGNTEIAGIGGNISAVSLFSTVATVASRFNNFRVPLEFIVMDKVTSDFPTCTIDVNDWAIPENIRLADPSFATRGPIDMVIGARVFFELLRSGHSKLGDGKPMLQNSVFGWLVSGFHDSGSNADEVRVHCNLSTFHDLEQSVSRFWELEMCQTNSTLSVEERLCENHFESTTRRDDSGRYIVSLPKKPELIGQLGNSRAIATRRFYCLEKRLEQNSDLKAQYSSFMSEYLSLGHMKLVDAVEDAPGRHFYSPHHAVFKPDSSSTKLRVVFDGSCKTTSGFSLNDLLLKGPTVQDDMISIILRFRMHPVVVTADVTKMYRQIWVAEEDRAYQRILWRESSSEPLRTYELTTVTYGTTTAPYLATRCLQQIADDEAQKFPKAVPVVKQGFYVDDVMRGFDTVEEAVAAIRETSLMLNSGGFPLCKYASNVPEVVEQFPAELREQASVLELDRSSPIKALGLFWKLTSDELLFKVPEWPDVPSTKRNILSHICSLFDPLGLVGPVIVRAKMLIQLLWEMQLGWDDPVPTSISDQWMEISLQLPILSQLSIPRFVLTEKLAILELHGFADASLRAYGACIYLRSISASGAVTVRLMTAKSRVAPTLARLELCASLRLANLQNQLLESLQLQCPRFLWSDSTITLHWISRDPSNWNSFVANRVSQIQQLTETATWLHVPTEDNPADHISRGLTPESIVGNELWWNGPKWLLRPPQHWPASAYSWKTQPPPEVDTEKRKAVPISAVCTHQESWTRETLGYFDSYYRLLRIIALCKRFMNNCKLLEHARTVGFLVPSEIRSAELSLLQCVQLEEFAEDHKRLRQGSTVSQKSPLLKLRPFMDQNEQLIRVGGRLKNAPIPFDRKYPFLIPKKHFITDLIFLDAHEETLHAGPSHLLAAVRRRYWPIDGPNKARNTVHQCIVCFRNKPRFAQQVMAHLPAVRVTPSLPFTSTGVDFIGPVYLKPPCKQGPIKSYICVFVCMVTKAAHLELAMSLTSDAFIAALKRFCSRRRRPSEIYCDNATNFVGAKNQLEELRVLFLSQRHQSEIARTTARMGIAFHFIPPRSPTFGGLWEACVKSVKHRLHRVTLDVLQTQEEMTTTVAQIEACLNSRPLTPRSNDPTDLEALTPGHFLIGGPILALPEPNLTSLPSNHLSRWQDQQRVLQTLWDRWYVEYLPTLQRLQKWPGKHPNLAVGDMVLVEDNNLPPTKWPIARVLKTIVGDDACGRVADVLCDGNQIRRCSIRKMCPLPHCEASESSTVTESERQPSAPSCTPQPSPTIDLQATSTLPAAAQLLAPNSENDSDDDNDG; via the coding sequence ATGTATATTTATTTATGCTTCaataaaatcacttttcaaaaCCTATTCGCGCGAACGGACGTGTCTCCAACCGAAAATTTCGCTTCGCTTCTCGGCCTTTGTTCtgctccgccatcgctggtcaaGTTGATGACCAAAGTTATTCCTGCTGTTTCGAATCCTTCGACgccgtttgggacccaattTCGTGGGACACTATCAACGGAATCCTACGTCCGTacatggtccttcgagccggatctcATGACTGAAAGGTTTCGTCGTCTTCTGAATTCGCGGAAGACTCCAGGAAACACAGAGATTGCTGGCATTGGTGGAAATATTTCTGCAGTTTCGCTGTTTTCGACTGTCGCTACGGTTGCCTCACGGTTCAACAACTTCCGAGTTCCGCTGGAGTTTATCGTGATGGATAAGGTGACCAGCGATTTTCCAACTTGCACCATCGATGTCAACGACTGGGCCATCCCGGAGAATATTCGTCTCGCCGATCCATCGTTTGCTACGCGTGGTCCCATCGATATGGTGATTGGTGCACGGGTTTTCTTCGAGCTCTTGCGAAGCGGTCACTCCAAACTTGGCGACGGAAAACCGATGCTCCAGAATTCGGTGTTTGGTTGGCTCGTATCCGGTTTTCACGACAGTGGTTCCAATGCTGATGAAGTTCGGGTCCATTGTAACCTGTCGACGTTCCACGATCTTGAGCAGAGCGTTAGCAGATTTTGGGAGCTTGAAATGTGCCAGACAAATTCTACGTTGTCAGTTGAGGAGCGCCTTTGTGAGAACCACTTCGAATCAACAACTCGCAGGGATGATTCCGGACGTTACATCGTTAGCCTGCCCAAAAAACCGGAACTTATCGGTCAGCTGGGAAATTCGCGTGCTATCGCCACTCGTCGATTCTACTGCCTCGAAAAACGTCTTGAGCAGAATTCCGATCTCAAGGCACAATATTCCTCGTTCATGTCCGAATATCTTTCGCTTGGACATATGAAATTGGTTGATGCTGTCGAGGATGCTCCGGGTCGCCATTTCTATTCGCCACATCATGCTGTTTTCAAGCCGGACAGTTCTTCTACGAAGCTGCGAGTAGTGTTCGACGGTTCCTGCAAAACCACTTCGGGTTTTAGCCTCAACGACTTGCTGCTGAAGGGTCCAACTGTTCAGGATGACATGATTTCGATCATTCTACGGTTTCGGATGCATCCTGTTGTCGTAACAGCTGACGTGACGAAAATGTATCGCCAAATCTGGGTAGCAGAGGAAGATCGGGCTTATCAGCGGATTCTCTGGCGTGAATCTTCTTCGGAACCACTTCGTACGTACGAGCTCACGACGGTCACCTATGGCACCACCACCGCACCGTACCTAGCAACACGATGTCTGCAGCAAATAGCCGACGATGAAGCCCAGAAGTTTCCGAAAGCAGTTCCCGTAGTCAAACAAGGTTTCTACGTTGACGACGTTATGCGTGGCTTCGACACAGTGGAGGAAGCAGTTGCAGCTATACGAGAGACGTCTCTGATGCTGAATTCCGGTGGTTTTCCTCTCTGTAAATACGCATCCAATGTTCCAGAAGTAGTTGAGCAGTTTCCAGCAGAGCTTCGAGAACAGGCCTCCGTTTTGGAACTTGATCGTTCGTCTCCAATCAAAGCACTCGGCTTATTTTGGAAGCTTACCTCCGATGAGCTTCTGTTCAAAGTTCCTGAATGGCCAGACGTCCCTTCGACCAAGCGAAATATCCTGTCGCATATCTGCAGCTTGTTCGATCCGCTTGGGTTAGTTGGTCCGGTGATTGTTCGTGCGAAAATGCTGATCCAGCTCCTTTGGGAAATGCAGTTAGGCTGGGATGATCCGGTTCCCACAAGTATTTCCGACCAGTGGATGGAGATATCATTGCAGCTCCCGATTTTGTCGCAGCTTTCGATTCCTCGCTTCGTGTTGACGGAGAAGCTAGCCATTTTAGAGCTTCATGGGTTTGCTGACGCTTCACTGCGTGCATATGGTGCCTGCATCTACCTTCGTTCGATATCCGCATCGGGTGCTGTCACTGTCCGCCTGATGACAGCAAAATCCAGGGTTGCCCCAACCCTCGCACGTCTGGAGTTGTGTGCTAGTCTTCGTTTGGCCAATCTACAGAATCAACTGCTGGAGAGCCTTCAACTCCAATGTCCCCGGTTTCTGTGGTCGGATTCTACAATCACGCTGCACTGGATTTCGCGTGATCCATCGAATTGGAATTCCTTCGTTGCCAATCGGGTTTCGCAGATTCAGCAGTTAACTGAGACCGCTACGTGGCTGCATGTGCCTACTGAAGACAATCCGGCTGACCACATTTCGCGTGGTTTGACTCCAGAATCCATCGTTGGCAATGAATTGTGGTGGAATGGTCCGAAATGGCTGCTTCGTCCTCCTCAACATTGGCCTGCGTCCGCGTATTCCTGGAAAACCCAGCCGCCGCCAGAAGTAGACACCGAGAAAAGGAAAGCCGTTCCTATTTCCGCAGTTTGCACTCACCAAGAGTCCTGGACCCGAGAAACGTTGGGCTATTTTGATAGCTACTACCGCCTACTTCGAATCATCGCCCTTTGCAAGCGTTTCATGAATAACTGTAAGTTATTGGAACATGCACGCACCGTAGGATTTCTGGTACCTTCCGAGATTCGTTCGGCAGAGTTGTCACTTCTGCAATGCGTGCAGCTCGAAGAGTTCGCTGAAGATCACAAACGTTTACGGCAAGGATCGACCGTTTCGCAGAAATCTCCGTTGCTGAAACTTCGCCCGTTCATGGACCAAAATGAACAGTTGATTCGTGTGGGAGGTCGCCTCAAAAACGCTCCAATTCCATTCGACCGAAAATATCCGTTTCTCATTCCGAAGAAGCATTTCATCACGGATCTTATCTTCCTCGACGCCCATGAAGAAACGCTTCACGCAGGACCTTCTCATCTATTGGCAGCGGTTCGTCGTCGTTACTGGCCAATAGATGGTCCAAATAAAGCCCGTAATACAGTCCACCAATGCATCGTCTGTTTCCGCAACAAACCGAGATTCGCTCAGCAAGTTATGGCACATCTTCCTGCTGTACGCGTTACACCATCGCTTCCATTCACCAGTACCGGAGTTGATTTCATAGGTCCAGTGTACTTGAAACCTCCTTGCAAACAGGGCCCAATCAAATCCTACATTTGCGTCTTCGTTTGCATGGTTACCAAGGCCGCACACCTCGAACTGGCAATGAGCCTTACATCCGACGCTTTCATCGCAGCGCTAAAACGGTTCTGCTCCCGGAGACGACGTCCATCAGAAATCTACTGCGACAACGCCACGAATTTCGTCGGCGCCAAGAACCAACTGGAAGAACTTCGTGTTCTCTTCCTGTCGCAACGGCATCAGTCCGAGATTGCCAGAACAACAGCCCGAATGGGAATCGCTTTCCATTTTATCCCACCACGCTCACCCACCTTTGGAGGGTTGTGGGAAGCTTGCGTCAAGTCCGTGAAACATCGCCTACATCGCGTGACTCTTGATGTCCTTCAGACGCAAGAGGAAATGACCACTACGGTCGCACAAATCGAAGCGTGCCTCAACTCCCGGCCGCTTACTCCCCGTTCCAACGATCCCACAGACCTCGAGGCCCTAACTCCAGGCCATTTCCTAATCGGTGGTCCAATCCTAGCTCTTCCCGAACCAAACCTTACCTCACTACCCTCCAATCACCTGTCCCGCTGGCAAGACCAACAGCGTGTTCTCCAAACGCTTTGGGATCGCTGGTACGTCGAATACTTGCCCACTCTACAGCGTCTCCAAAAATGGCCCGGTAAACACCCGAATCTAGCCGTCGGTGACATGGTTCTGGTCGAAGACAACAACTTGCCTCCTACGAAATGGCCCATCGCTCGAGTCCTGAAGACAATTGTTGGCGACGATGCGTGTGGCAGAGTTGCAGACGTGCTGTGTGACGGAAACCAAATCCGCCGATGCTCAATCCGCAAAATGTGCCCACTCCCACATTGCGAAGCCTCCGAATCCTCCACAGTTACGGAATCCGAGCGTCAGCCTTCCGCTCCGAGCTGCACTCCCCAACCATCTCCCACAATTGATCTTCAGGCTACATCAACACTTCCGGCCGCTGCTCAACTTCTGGCTCCAAACAGCGAGAATGAttccgacgacgacaacgacgggTAA